A single window of Salvia splendens isolate huo1 chromosome 6, SspV2, whole genome shotgun sequence DNA harbors:
- the LOC121806919 gene encoding E3 ubiquitin ligase BIG BROTHER-related-like isoform X2, whose product MENTNDKADSGNQENPNDPCNPTNDNDNPISGDVAGNRPQRTPFTDLSQVDADLALARTLQEQERAYMMLRMGGDGGRDSESWETESYDDFDEEDYDESDVEMGNGEVRVFDEDAHADVFDEDAHAEGEDDDEDGQDVELDPSAFPDDEAYARALQDAEEREMAARLLALAGINESEDDDEDEEDHDGNSQDALDEVDPDELSYEELLALSEVVGTESRGLPAETIASLPSINYKSQGSQEGISDSCVICRLDFEDDDTLILLSCKHSYHSECINSWLQINKVCPVCSAEVPTSQMS is encoded by the exons ATGGAGAACACCAATGACAAGGCTGATTCCGGCAACCAGGAAAACCCCAACGATCCCTGCAATCCTACCAACGACAATGACAACCCTATCTCCGGCGACGTCGCCGGAAATCGCCCCCAGAGAACCCCCTTCACCGACCTCAGTCAAGTCGACGCCGATCTAGCACTTGCTCGTACTCTCCAAGAACAG GAAAGAGCTTATATGATGTTGAGAATGGGAGGCGATGGTGGGAGAGATTCTGAGAGTTGGGAAACGGAGAGTTACGATGATTTTGACGAGGAGGATtacgatgagtcggatgttgagatGGGCAATGGTGAAGTGCGTGTATTTGATGAGGATGCTCATGCTGATGTATTTGATGAGGATGCTCATGCTGAAGGAGAAGACGATGATGAGGATGGCCAAGATGTTGAATTGGATCCGTCTGCATTTCCAGATGACGAAGCATATGCGAGAGCATTGCAAGATGCTGAAGAACGCGAGATGGCAGCTAGATTGTTGGCCCTGGCTGGGATAAATGAAA gtgaagatgatgatgaagatgaagaagatcaTGATGGCAATTCTCAA GATGCATTGGACGAGGTTGACCCTGATGAACTATCATATGAG GAGCTGCTTGCCCTCAGTGAAGTAGTTGGAACAGAAAGCAGGGGCCTTCCTGCAGAGACAATCGCTTCATTGCCATCAATTAACTACAAATCACAAGGCAGCCAGGAAGGAATCAGTGATTC CTGTGTTATATGTCGGCTGGACTTTGAAGATGACGACACCTTGATACTCCTTTCTTGTAAACATTCCTACCATTCAGAATGCATTAACAGTTGGTTACAGATAAACAAG GTCTGTCCTGTATGCAGTGCCGAAGTCCCAACTTCTCAGATGAGCTAG
- the LOC121809450 gene encoding serine carboxypeptidase-like 34 isoform X2, whose product MDKAKKHMILVLLMAVAATASTTTEQEADRVAALPGQPAVSFEQYAGYVTVNESHGRALFYWFLEATENPQNKPLLLFLTGGPGCSSIAYGQSQEVGPFFPQKGKPELKLNDYSWNKAANLLFIDSPVGVGFSYTNTSSDLKDHIGDTITALDSYNFLLGWFQRFPQFKSHEFYIAGDSYAGHYVPQLAELIIERNNITSDDDLINLKGIMIGNPAIDSETDQSGRIDYAWHHAVISDGLYEEIKEKCNFTQQIVSNDCNSSIQKYIEVYNIIDMYNLYSPTCVDNNQTAISESYSYLKGDALKYISHSGKSLAWYDPCALIYINNYFNRADVQQALHANVTKIPYSWAPCSANLQYRSDDVAFSTLPILRGIIASNLRVWFYSGDVDAVIPVTSTRYTLRKLKLDIEQDWTPWYTDNHQVGGWRVEYKGLTFVTVRGAGHLVPILKPREALQIFDHFLKNEKLPSLPF is encoded by the exons ATGGACAAGGCGAAGAAACATATGATTCTAGTGTTATTAATGGCGGTGGCTGCGACGGCGAGCACGACGACGGAGCAGGAGGCGGACCGAGTGGCAGCGCTGCCGGGGCAGCCGGCGGTGAGCTTCGAGCAGTATGCGGGATACGTCACTGTCAACGAGAGCCATGGAAGAGCTCTCTTTTATTGGTTCCTCGAAGCCACGGAAAATCCTCAAAACAAACCTCTCCTCTTGTTTCTTACCGGAG GTCCGGGATGCTCGTCAATTGCGTACGGACAGTCACAAGAGGTGGGACCTTTCTTTCCCCAAAAAGGGAAACCGGAGCTCAAGCTTAACGATTATTCGTGGAATAAAG CTGCCAACTTACTATTCATAGACTCTCCGGTCGGTGTTGGTTTCTCGTATACAAACACAAGCAGTGATTTGAAAGACCATATTGGTGACACGATTACCG CTCTGGATTCATACAATTTTCTATTGGGCTGGTTCCAAAGGTTTCCTCAATTTAAATCTCATGAATTCTACATTGCTGGAGACAGTTATGCTG GACACTACGTCCCTCAACTTGCTGAGTTAATAATAGAGAGAAACAACATAACATCGGACGACGATCTTATTAATCTCAAAGGCATTATG ATCGGAAATCCAGCAATCGACTCTGAAACCGACCAAAGTGGCAGGATCGACTACGCTTGGCATCACGCCGTTATATCTGACGGACTATACGaagaaatcaaggaaaaatgCAACTTTACACAGCAAATTGTTTCGAACGATTGCAACAGTTCGATTCAAAAATACATCGAGGTTTATAACATCATAGATATGTACAATTTGTACAGTCCTACCTGCGTCGACAACAATCAAACCGCCATTTCTGAATCTTACTCATATTTGAAGGGTGATGCTTTGAAATATATATCTCACAGT GGAAAGTCATTGGCATGGTACGATCCATGTGCTTTGATTTATATTAATAACTATTTCAACAGGGCTGATGTTCAACAAGCTCTTCATGCCAATGTCACGAAAATTCCTTATTCATGGGCACCTTGCAG TGCAAATCTCCAATATAGGAGCGATGACGTTGCATTCTCAACACTACCAATTCTAAGAGGCATCATTGCATCAAATCTAAGAGTTTGGTTTTACAG TGGAGATGTGGACGCCGTTATTCCAGTAACGTCAACGAGATATACGTTGAGAAAGTTAAAACTGGATATTGAACAAGACTGGACACCTTGGTACACCGACAACCACCAG GTGGGAGGATGGAGGGTGGAGTATAAAGGGTTGACGTTTGTGACAGTGAGAGGAGCAGGGCACCTAGTTCCCATATTAAAGCCGAGGGAAGCGCTGCaaatatttgatcattttctcaaaaatgaaaaacttcCTTCGCTTccattttga
- the LOC121809450 gene encoding serine carboxypeptidase-like 34 isoform X1 yields the protein MDKAKKHMILVLLMAVAATASTTTEQEADRVAALPGQPAVSFEQYAGYVTVNESHGRALFYWFLEATENPQNKPLLLFLTGGPGCSSIAYGQSQEVGPFFPQKGKPELKLNDYSWNKAANLLFIDSPVGVGFSYTNTSSDLKDHIGDTITALDSYNFLLGWFQRFPQFKSHEFYIAGDSYAGHYVPQLAELIIERNNITSDDDLINLKGIMIGNPAIDSETDQSGRIDYAWHHAVISDGLYEEIKEKCNFTQQIVSNDCNSSIQKYIEVYNIIDMYNLYSPTCVDNNQTAISESYSYLKGDALKYISHSQGKSLAWYDPCALIYINNYFNRADVQQALHANVTKIPYSWAPCSANLQYRSDDVAFSTLPILRGIIASNLRVWFYSGDVDAVIPVTSTRYTLRKLKLDIEQDWTPWYTDNHQVGGWRVEYKGLTFVTVRGAGHLVPILKPREALQIFDHFLKNEKLPSLPF from the exons ATGGACAAGGCGAAGAAACATATGATTCTAGTGTTATTAATGGCGGTGGCTGCGACGGCGAGCACGACGACGGAGCAGGAGGCGGACCGAGTGGCAGCGCTGCCGGGGCAGCCGGCGGTGAGCTTCGAGCAGTATGCGGGATACGTCACTGTCAACGAGAGCCATGGAAGAGCTCTCTTTTATTGGTTCCTCGAAGCCACGGAAAATCCTCAAAACAAACCTCTCCTCTTGTTTCTTACCGGAG GTCCGGGATGCTCGTCAATTGCGTACGGACAGTCACAAGAGGTGGGACCTTTCTTTCCCCAAAAAGGGAAACCGGAGCTCAAGCTTAACGATTATTCGTGGAATAAAG CTGCCAACTTACTATTCATAGACTCTCCGGTCGGTGTTGGTTTCTCGTATACAAACACAAGCAGTGATTTGAAAGACCATATTGGTGACACGATTACCG CTCTGGATTCATACAATTTTCTATTGGGCTGGTTCCAAAGGTTTCCTCAATTTAAATCTCATGAATTCTACATTGCTGGAGACAGTTATGCTG GACACTACGTCCCTCAACTTGCTGAGTTAATAATAGAGAGAAACAACATAACATCGGACGACGATCTTATTAATCTCAAAGGCATTATG ATCGGAAATCCAGCAATCGACTCTGAAACCGACCAAAGTGGCAGGATCGACTACGCTTGGCATCACGCCGTTATATCTGACGGACTATACGaagaaatcaaggaaaaatgCAACTTTACACAGCAAATTGTTTCGAACGATTGCAACAGTTCGATTCAAAAATACATCGAGGTTTATAACATCATAGATATGTACAATTTGTACAGTCCTACCTGCGTCGACAACAATCAAACCGCCATTTCTGAATCTTACTCATATTTGAAGGGTGATGCTTTGAAATATATATCTCACAGT CAGGGAAAGTCATTGGCATGGTACGATCCATGTGCTTTGATTTATATTAATAACTATTTCAACAGGGCTGATGTTCAACAAGCTCTTCATGCCAATGTCACGAAAATTCCTTATTCATGGGCACCTTGCAG TGCAAATCTCCAATATAGGAGCGATGACGTTGCATTCTCAACACTACCAATTCTAAGAGGCATCATTGCATCAAATCTAAGAGTTTGGTTTTACAG TGGAGATGTGGACGCCGTTATTCCAGTAACGTCAACGAGATATACGTTGAGAAAGTTAAAACTGGATATTGAACAAGACTGGACACCTTGGTACACCGACAACCACCAG GTGGGAGGATGGAGGGTGGAGTATAAAGGGTTGACGTTTGTGACAGTGAGAGGAGCAGGGCACCTAGTTCCCATATTAAAGCCGAGGGAAGCGCTGCaaatatttgatcattttctcaaaaatgaaaaacttcCTTCGCTTccattttga
- the LOC121806919 gene encoding E3 ubiquitin ligase BIG BROTHER-related-like isoform X1 — protein sequence MENTNDKADSGNQENPNDPCNPTNDNDNPISGDVAGNRPQRTPFTDLSQVDADLALARTLQEQERAYMMLRMGGDGGRDSESWETESYDDFDEEDYDESDVEMGNGEVRVFDEDAHADVFDEDAHAEGEDDDEDGQDVELDPSAFPDDEAYARALQDAEEREMAARLLALAGINEKLFEYGLFGKGEDDDEDEEDHDGNSQDALDEVDPDELSYEELLALSEVVGTESRGLPAETIASLPSINYKSQGSQEGISDSCVICRLDFEDDDTLILLSCKHSYHSECINSWLQINKVCPVCSAEVPTSQMS from the exons ATGGAGAACACCAATGACAAGGCTGATTCCGGCAACCAGGAAAACCCCAACGATCCCTGCAATCCTACCAACGACAATGACAACCCTATCTCCGGCGACGTCGCCGGAAATCGCCCCCAGAGAACCCCCTTCACCGACCTCAGTCAAGTCGACGCCGATCTAGCACTTGCTCGTACTCTCCAAGAACAG GAAAGAGCTTATATGATGTTGAGAATGGGAGGCGATGGTGGGAGAGATTCTGAGAGTTGGGAAACGGAGAGTTACGATGATTTTGACGAGGAGGATtacgatgagtcggatgttgagatGGGCAATGGTGAAGTGCGTGTATTTGATGAGGATGCTCATGCTGATGTATTTGATGAGGATGCTCATGCTGAAGGAGAAGACGATGATGAGGATGGCCAAGATGTTGAATTGGATCCGTCTGCATTTCCAGATGACGAAGCATATGCGAGAGCATTGCAAGATGCTGAAGAACGCGAGATGGCAGCTAGATTGTTGGCCCTGGCTGGGATAAATGAAA AACTCTTTGAATATGGattgtttggcaaaggtgaagatgatgatgaagatgaagaagatcaTGATGGCAATTCTCAA GATGCATTGGACGAGGTTGACCCTGATGAACTATCATATGAG GAGCTGCTTGCCCTCAGTGAAGTAGTTGGAACAGAAAGCAGGGGCCTTCCTGCAGAGACAATCGCTTCATTGCCATCAATTAACTACAAATCACAAGGCAGCCAGGAAGGAATCAGTGATTC CTGTGTTATATGTCGGCTGGACTTTGAAGATGACGACACCTTGATACTCCTTTCTTGTAAACATTCCTACCATTCAGAATGCATTAACAGTTGGTTACAGATAAACAAG GTCTGTCCTGTATGCAGTGCCGAAGTCCCAACTTCTCAGATGAGCTAG
- the LOC121807316 gene encoding uncharacterized protein At5g23160-like yields the protein MAAAKKGRRKHSRCSFLCSFASCFGVSNKVSADHSDRKSVSARRHGGGDIPVNDPSETAKTSTSEIHDVEQHEEEKKKRIAISSADQPINTSKRHENRDESSAITTSSIVKLVEEQNGAVNQASTSQRKLSHSVSLPPPHQRKQNPPPPAAAVGGEFDSTVGAVIASATLVVMVIWGKFWAIVCATAWFYSVPRIRAKMEESDGDKSKSGESEGVDFDSWEYKEKVVLEGLLHRNQKL from the exons atgGCTGCCGCcaaaaagggaagaagaaaacACAGTAGATGCAGCTTCCTCTGCTCCTTTGCAAGCTGCTTCGGCGTTTCCAACAAAGTCTCCGCCGATCATAGCGACAGAAAATCGGTCTCCGCTCGCCGCCACGGCGGGGGCGATATTCCGGTCAACGATCCGTCGGAGACCGCGAAGACTTCGACCAGCGAAATTCACGATGTCGAACAACACGAAGAggaaaagaagaagaggatCGCAATTTCATCTGCAGATCAACCAATCAACACTAGCAAG AGACACGAAAATCGAGATGAATCAAGTGCAATAACGACGAGTTCGATTGTAAAATTGGTAGAAGAACAGAACGGCGCCGTCAATCAGGCGTCGACGAGCCAACGCAAGCTGTCGCACTCGGTTTCTCTGCCTCCGCCGCATCAGAGGAAACAGAATCCGCCGCCTCCAGCGGCGGCGGTGGGCGGCGAATTCGACTCGACGGTTGGCGCGGTAATCGCGTCGGCGACTTTGGTGGTGATGGTGATTTGGGGCAAATTTTGGGCGATTGTGTGTGCGACGGCGTGGTTTTACTCCGTGCCTCGAATTAGGGCGAAAATGGAGGAATCGGACGGCGATAAATCGAAGAGCGGTGAAAGCGAGGGTGTTGATTTTGATTCGTGGGAGTATAAGGAAAAGGTTGTTTTGGAAGGATTGCTCCATCGAAATCAAAAGCTATGA